The uncultured Bacteroides sp. DNA segment CGGCAATATGTGTGTGAGCGAAAGCAAACGCCGCACAAAATACAAGTCCTTTATATATATGTTTCATTTTTTATAGTTTTTACGTTAATAAAACCATTACCAACCGGGATTTTGGTTGAACTCCGGATACATCGTCACATCATCTGTCTTGAACGGCAACCAATAGTGCTTACCAGAAAGGTTACGCTGTGTAACGATTTCTTCACGGAAGTTAACAACCTTGCGTTCTTTGGGGTCAGCATCGGGATCAAAGTTGCGGTCTTTTTTATTTTCTTCATCCCAATCTGCTATAGGATCACGGTCAAACTTCTGCATGGTCTTAATATTATAAGGATACACGGTCAGCAATTTCCAGCGGCGCAGGTCGTTGAAGCGGTGTCCTTCGTAGGCCAACTCAACGGCACGTTCACGGCGAACCTCACCCATGAATTTGTCCAAGTCACCCGTGTAACTATCGGCCACAGCACTCACACCCGCACGTTCACGGATTACGTTGACTGCTTGTACGGCATTCTTCCCGAAAGTAGAAGACTTACCGGTGGGGGAGCGATAACCTTGTGCAGCAGCTTCGGCATAAAGCAAATATACTTCTGCCAGACGCAACCAAGATAAATGGAGATGAGTAGCCTTGCCATACCCATAATCCGAATCATCCTTATTGGCACCTAACGGGATGAATTTGTAATTGAAGTAACCTGTACGGCTGGTTTTGCTAGGGTTGTTGCTACAGTTGCCGCCTTCGTAAAGATTGGCATACTGATATTCTTTTCTCGCAGCTGATGGAGACTTAATCATCTTCACACCATCGTAAATAAAGTTGTTGTAGAAACGCGGGTCGCGATCCTTCCAAGGCTGCGACTTGCTGAATCCTGAATTGGAATCGTCAAGGGGCAGACCGTTAGCCATACCAAAATAGTTCACATAGTTAGCGGCAGGACAAAAGATAATGCCATCGCCGTCGCAAATGTATGACAGCTGGTAGGAGTTCATCTGGCGCCAGTAAGAGTCGGCACCGAAAGTGGGGCTACGCATGATGGCTTCCGTACCACCTGGCATCAGCCAGTTCTGCTCTTTGGTGTAGAACAGCGTGCTGTATTTATCGAAGTTAACCAAAGCATACTGAGTCTGACCGCCCTCGACCATAGCAAGCACCTTGCCCAAGGCATCAGCGGCACGCTTGCAATAATCTGCATTATACGAACGATTGTCGTTTTCACCACCATTTTGCATCAAGGGGCTACCGGCATAGAGCAGAGACTTGCCCAAATAAGAGAGTGCCCAAATCTTGTTAGGCCGAAAAGCATTGTTTCCTTTAGTGCGCTCACCTGCAGTAGTGTTGTCCCAGTCAATTGGGAGCAGGTCGGCTGCACGCTGGAAGTCGGCTGCCATCTTCTCAGCGTTCTCTTGATAGCTTTCACGCGGCAGGTTGAACTGCGCATCGGAAGCAAGAACGCTCTCTATATAGGGCAAACCACCCCAATAGGTAGTAAGCTGGAAGTAGAACCATGCGCGGAAGAAATAGAGCTGACCTTCAATAAAGTCGCGTTCCTCCTGTGTGGCATCTTTCAATAGACCTTTCTGCAGAGCTTCCAGACCAATATTGGCCTGACGGATGGCATACCAACCACCGCCCCACAGGGCTTTATCAAAACGTGCCCCCGATCCATTAGGCTTTTGGTCTACGTACCATTCACGATCCAGAAAACAGTCGCCTTTCTTTATATAGCTACGATAGTTGCCACCATCAATGGCATAGCCCATCAGGTTCTCACCATTTCCGGTAGTTATGACCTCGTCATCGCCCCAGTTAAAAGAGCTGACCCAGTTATGCTTGGCTACATCGGGGATAACATTATACATCACTTCTACAAATCCCTGGAAGTTATTGAAGTTCTTAAACGCATCTTCTTCGGAGAGCACAGAGGCAGAGTCTCTGTCCAAATAGTCGGTGCACGAAGTCAATGCGAAGCCGAAAGAGAAGAATACGATAAGTATGTAAATAATCTTGTTTTTCATCTTGCTTTCAGATTAAAGTGTAATTTTGAAACCTAAATTAAAACGACGCTGAGTGGGGTATGCACTCCATCCACCGGTGTTTGACTCACGGTCATCGGGCATGTCGGTCCAAAGGAGAAGATTGTTTCCGTTGACGAATAATTTCAAGCTATTCAAACCCGATGTCTTGAGCCATTTCTCTTCGGAGAAGGTATATGAAAGCTCTGCATACTTCAAGCGAGTGTAGGAGCCGTCAAAGAGAAAGCGGGTACCATCGGTGTATTTGCTTGTCTGATTCAGCCAACGAGGCAGAGGAACATCAGCATTTTGGTTGGTTGGTGACCAATAACTGCCTTCATCGAAAGCTGTGTTACGTGTACCGCCCAAACTGCTGAGACCCACAGAACGGCTTACGTTGCTCACACCATAGAACTGAACGAAGAAACTCCAGCCTTTGTAATCAAAACCTACCTGAAGGTTCATGGTGTTCTGAGGAGTGGCTGTAAAACCGTAAGGAATGTTATCGTTCACAGAAATGATTCCATCGGCATCATAGTCAAGAATGACATAATTACCTGGTTTACGACCGCTATCGTATTCATCGTGCGCCGTGCTACCATAAAGTTCATCCCAGCTGTTGTAGTAACCATGATCCACATACGAGTAATTCTGCTCAATGGCCTTACCGGCCTTTTTCTGATAGTCGGGTTTTAGTTTGGGATCGTCCGCCTCTTTAATTTTGCTGACGGCATGGGTCAGAGAGGCATTACCCCAAAGGCGCCAGTCACGGTTCAGTTGCTTGTTCCAGCGTACATCAAACTCAAATCCTTCGCTATCTACCTTGCCGAGGTTATCTACGGGAGCAGAAGTACCGAAGTATGAAGGAACGGCACGGTTTGCACCGGTAATTAAAATATCGGAACGTTTCTCCTTGAAGTAGTCGAACGAACCGGAAATAACTCCGCCAAAGAAGGCAAAATCGGCAGCTAGGTCAAGTTTTGTAGCCACCTCCCATTTGAGATTCTTGTTACCCAATTGACTCTGTTGCCACCAAGTGTAAGGACTCTTGGCAGGATCTACCCCTGTCAACGACTGACGATAACTACCACCGTTATTCCATGTGTCCATATAGAGCCAACGTCCATTGACATTGTCATCTCCAATCTGACCATACGAAGCACGCAGTTTCAACATGTCCAACCATTTCAGATCTAGTTTTTTCACAAGAGGTTCTTCCGAAACCATCCATCCGATAGCACCTGAATTGAAGAAGGCGAAGCGGTTTTCCTTGGCGAAAATTTCAGAACCATTGTATGCACCATTGTATTCCACCATATAGCGGCTGTCATAGTCATAAGTTGCGCGGAACACCCAGTTTTCACGATAGTGAGGTTGTTCGCTACCCGTGGCATATTGTTCGCGGCTGAAGTTACCCATACCGCCCACTGTATGATTACCGAACTTATTGGAATAGTTCAACTGTGCAGAGTAGTTCATACGACGGTATGTAGCCCAGTTTTGAACAGTACCGGCACCGGTTCTCCAAGCATTGTTGTTCTTGAAGTCGAACTTATACAATGCATCGGGTGTAATATCGGTATATTCCTGCCCTGTCTCGGGGTCAATCCACTTATGAGCTTCGTTCTCCCAGTCGTTCGTATCATCCACACCACGATCTGTTTCGCGGAAAGCGTTGTCGAATGCCAGCTTCCCCTGTACATTCAAGCCTTTTAGCAAGAAGCCGAGATCTTGCTCTAAGGTGAAATCGGTGTTCAAGCGATCATCGGTGGTATAGCCAA contains these protein-coding regions:
- a CDS encoding RagB/SusD family nutrient uptake outer membrane protein → MKNKIIYILIVFFSFGFALTSCTDYLDRDSASVLSEEDAFKNFNNFQGFVEVMYNVIPDVAKHNWVSSFNWGDDEVITTGNGENLMGYAIDGGNYRSYIKKGDCFLDREWYVDQKPNGSGARFDKALWGGGWYAIRQANIGLEALQKGLLKDATQEERDFIEGQLYFFRAWFYFQLTTYWGGLPYIESVLASDAQFNLPRESYQENAEKMAADFQRAADLLPIDWDNTTAGERTKGNNAFRPNKIWALSYLGKSLLYAGSPLMQNGGENDNRSYNADYCKRAADALGKVLAMVEGGQTQYALVNFDKYSTLFYTKEQNWLMPGGTEAIMRSPTFGADSYWRQMNSYQLSYICDGDGIIFCPAANYVNYFGMANGLPLDDSNSGFSKSQPWKDRDPRFYNNFIYDGVKMIKSPSAARKEYQYANLYEGGNCSNNPSKTSRTGYFNYKFIPLGANKDDSDYGYGKATHLHLSWLRLAEVYLLYAEAAAQGYRSPTGKSSTFGKNAVQAVNVIRERAGVSAVADSYTGDLDKFMGEVRRERAVELAYEGHRFNDLRRWKLLTVYPYNIKTMQKFDRDPIADWDEENKKDRNFDPDADPKERKVVNFREEIVTQRNLSGKHYWLPFKTDDVTMYPEFNQNPGW
- a CDS encoding TonB-dependent receptor, whose protein sequence is MKNVVKQIRKIPLLVFCMLLYSFAITAQTGVIAKGVVVDEHNEPIIGANVTVKGNTSIGTIADLDGNFQLKVPSSNSILVVSFIGMATKEVKVGTAKSIKIVLQTDNVQLQEVVVVGFGQQKKASVVGAIAQTNSKALERTGGVTSLGQALTGNLPGVVTMTTTGKPGDEDPKITIRGVTSWNNSDPLVLVDGVERPMNNVDINSVASISVLKDASATAVFGVRGANGVILITTKRGEEGKAVINISASTTLKTYSKLPDMMDSYNALSLRNQAIESELAYHPTSWSYYLSQDRLNKYRYPANQAEAERYPNMDWVDYLLKDVATSYNANVNISGGTKFVKYFASADFAHEGDIYKKVTNTKGYDPGFSYDRINVRSNLDFSLTKTTKLHLNLSGSHAVKKATRSQYENLVWSAFYGISPDSFMPVYSDGTFGYYYPNPTQAATNSYENLSVSGIGYTTDDRLNTDFTLEQDLGFLLKGLNVQGKLAFDNAFRETDRGVDDTNDWENEAHKWIDPETGQEYTDITPDALYKFDFKNNNAWRTGAGTVQNWATYRRMNYSAQLNYSNKFGNHTVGGMGNFSREQYATGSEQPHYRENWVFRATYDYDSRYMVEYNGAYNGSEIFAKENRFAFFNSGAIGWMVSEEPLVKKLDLKWLDMLKLRASYGQIGDDNVNGRWLYMDTWNNGGSYRQSLTGVDPAKSPYTWWQQSQLGNKNLKWEVATKLDLAADFAFFGGVISGSFDYFKEKRSDILITGANRAVPSYFGTSAPVDNLGKVDSEGFEFDVRWNKQLNRDWRLWGNASLTHAVSKIKEADDPKLKPDYQKKAGKAIEQNYSYVDHGYYNSWDELYGSTAHDEYDSGRKPGNYVILDYDADGIISVNDNIPYGFTATPQNTMNLQVGFDYKGWSFFVQFYGVSNVSRSVGLSSLGGTRNTAFDEGSYWSPTNQNADVPLPRWLNQTSKYTDGTRFLFDGSYTRLKYAELSYTFSEEKWLKTSGLNSLKLFVNGNNLLLWTDMPDDRESNTGGWSAYPTQRRFNLGFKITL